aattaaataattaacatcagattcagaattttaaaaaaaagttggAAGAAGAGGGAAGATGAGAAGGCTCAGGAAAAGAGGGAGAGGTGGTGGTTTAGGTGTGTGTGCGAGAAAAATAATGAAGGTGCTATCATGGGAATAGATTTCAGTTATGAAGATTTAGGTTGTGTTAATGTTTGGTAAACACGTTGGAAGCATAAAAagtatgtttaatttttttttaactttataatttttgtttggttaacttttttttctttaaacgCGAACATAATTCTGGATTTGAACTCCCGTTTATCAAAAGCAACCAATTGTAACTTTTGCATTTAGCTTTTGGGTTCACTTGatcaattaaaaaattaattgacaATCTACTAATTTTGTCATTTAATCTTATTTACAATAAAAGATACCAAAAAAATAATCATAAGagttcttaaatatttttttaaatattattattagtacTCTTTgttaaagttttaatttttattttttttcttgctaATAGTATGAAAATTTTTATTTAGAATGTTTTTAATGTTCACTTAGGtatattattgtatttttttaatagattttttaGTATTCATTgttcatataaatttttttaatcatttttattaataCGTATTTTTGATagaactttatttttttatttgactttgtatattttttattatatatttttaaattagtatatattttatttattattgttaatttttataatataaatttcattagaaataattaaatacaaAAAGAGTACTAAATTTTAAcacataaatttaaattatttttaaaagaaattataGTCAAATAGTGTTAAAATAATATAGTTTTGAATGATATAAatttatgtctttttttttttagtattttttgtctAAACGTAATTTTGAATGATGTAATTCAAATAATATTCATTTTGTTATAATCCGTTTTGATACAAAATTACTAAACATAACtcactttttatcaaaatcaaagtttataaaatcaaatttatACAAATTCTCGTTTGCAAACTCTAATCCAAACACACATTTAGTATTTGTTTGAGCACTAATAAATtggtaaaaatttttttaataaatttttttatttttaatatatttaataaatttataataataaaaataaaaatattagaaaataatttttttgagaagttataatttatttttttttaatttttttaaaaaaaatatttttacgtAATTNNNNNNNNNNNNNNNNNNNNNNNNNaataatattatttattttttataaatttatacaaatatataatacaGTAATGATATTATCAAGAATTaatgatattattatttttcataaaaatattaaaagattaatattttagtgtaaaaaattaaatagctaaatttaaaaagaaaaaatattaataatctaAAATTTTATAAAGGTCCAGCTCTATGAAAGTGAAGATTTGTAGAAGAAACATGTCACCACTTTATAGCATCAGCGAATGAGCAGAGTCACGGTGTATATGAAACCAATAAGAAACGTCCACGTGGAATTTCGACGTAAGTTGGCGCGCACCGATCCCACCCTCCTATATTCCCATCTTTCTCCCGAAGCACACATATCGTGGCATTCattcatcatcaaattaaagtACATAAACCTCAAAACGCCGTCGTTTCATTCATGGAGGCTCACAGATCTGGTCTCCGCCGCGTCCTGGTTTTGGCCTTCTGTGTCGCCGGCATCTGGTCTGCCTACATCTACCAAGGCGTTCTTCAGGAAACTCTGTAAGACACGCTGATTCGATCATTTCAgttacaaatttttaaattttcgttTTTGAATTCGTTTTTCTCTTTTAAAATGAGTCAGATCCACAAAGCAGTTCAGTCCAAATGGCGAGAGGTTTGAGCACCTTGCATTTCTGAACTTGGCGCAGAATGTGGTTTGTTTGATATGGTCTTACATAAGTGAGCCCCTGTTTTACTTCTTTGTTTGGTTCTTTCATTTCTGCAAGTTACAGTGTAGAACGAAAGAAATTTTGTTTGTTCTGCTTTGTGCTTATGCGTGTTTTAGTGTGGTTGCTTATGTTATTTTGATAttgcaaaataataataatacagtgATTAAGATATGGTCAAGTGGGAGTAGTGGTGGTGCACCTTGGTGGTCTTACTGGAGTTGTGGAATTACCAACACTATTGGTCCAGCGATGGGAATTGAAGCACTCAAGTATATTAGTTACCCGGCTCAGGCATGTTACTTTTCTTCATTGTATGAGCTCTTCAAATTGTTTTTTTGGAAAGAGGCCTTTTTAGAGATTTTGGACCTACCTCCATTGCATGGATGTGATATATTTCTTTGTCTTCAGTATACTGGTTTTTAATGGTGGTGGTGTATTTGCTTTGTTGTCTGCTTGCAGGTACTGGCAAAATCCTCAAAAATGATTCCAGGTCAGTATATGTATATCACTGTCACTATTTCATGCTCCAGAAAAACTGAATTTATTTAGGATAATTCAAATCAATTCAAAGTGGTATAGCCTTTTTATGTCTATTTGGGTTCAAATAGTATCACATTAGGTGGAACACCATGTTATTACCCATCTCATAGTAACCTTGCATTTATGAGTAGTAATGCATTGTGTTTGATCATTTCTATTTGTGTTTCACATCCTTTCATATACTTATAGGGGTTTAAAGATATCTATTTGGtgaagtttgaaaaaaaaaaaatattgtttccTTACTGCTTACCACCTCTAagtatgtaaaaatggagaagccTGAAGCCTAtggtcattttttataaaaaagcgTTCTGCCATCCTCTAGTTATTTACATTTTAGTAGTTATTTTATATTTCATAACAAGTACTCACTTTACCATGATACAGTTATGTTGATGGGTACTATAGTGTATGGTATAAGATACACTTTTCCAGAATACGTCTGTACATTCCTTGTTGATGGAGGGGTATCAACATTTGCACTTTTAAAGGTTAGGAACTTATCAGAATAATACAGAAAATATTACTATAGGGATACACTTTCCCATGTTGCCTATAAAAAATTCATGTGGATTGAGAATGCAGCTTAGCTTTCGAATTTCTCATCTTTGCTTATGCTTATTGGCAGACTAGCTCAAAGACTATGAGCAAGTTAGCACATCCAAATGCTCCCCTTGGATATGGACTATGTTTCCTGAACCTTACATTTGATGGATTTACAAATGCAACTCAGGATTCCTTAAAAGCAAGGTAAAATAAGCAAACCTTGTCCCTCGATCTGTCTGATTGCTTGTAAACTGCAAAACTTTTGGATTCTTGTCAGTGTTTTAAAATATCGGTTATGGCGGCGCCATGGCGGTATGGCGTGGTGGAATTTGGCCTCGCCGCCATACAGAGGCCACCGCAACGTGGTTTTCACGGCGGGTGAAAAGGCGGCCGCAATTGCGGTGGCGCCATGGCGGAATGCCATTGAAATGGCGGAAATGGCGGGATTTTTcggattttttgaaaaaaaatcggGGTAATTTAGGAAACCTAAGTGATACCTGTAACCCTAATTAGCCTCTGTTATTCAAAAACTTCTCTTCCTCTCTTATTCACATCAAAAACGGCTCTCCGTATCTCCTCTCTTCTCTGTGCCTGCCGTTGGTGCGGTTCTTTGCCGCAGCCCGTTGCCGTTCGTCACCGCCCATCGTCGCTGGTGGTTGCCGCCGCTCATCACCACAGTTCCCTCTCTTTCTGGTTCGTAGTTACATAcattcccttttttttctttgttgttcGTTCAGTTTCGTCTCCTCTTCCCTCATAAACCTCTCTTCCTCGAATTTTTTCCCGTTCAGTTTAGTTCACAATGTCAACTTCCAGACCAGCCCCTGATTCTAATACCGCTGCCTCTGCCTCTGCTGGTCATGTTGTTGGCACTGCTCCTGCTCATCCTGCAGCTGCTGTCCGTTCCAGTAGAATCGAAGCACTTCCCTCATTTCCTCGAATTTTTTCCCGTTCAGTTTAGTTCACAATGTCAACTTCCAGACCAGCCCCTGATTCTAATACCGCTGCCTCTGCCTCTGCTGGTCATGTTGTTGGCACTGCTCCTGCTCATCCTGCAGCTGCTGCAGCTGCTGTCAGAATTGAAGCAATGGGGGGAAATGAGCCTACGAAAAATACTAGGAGAagacaacaaaatagaaaaaggaaACAACCTGCAGCTCCAAAGGAGGAACCAAGTTTATGAGAGCTAGAATTTAGATGGTTTATTTCATCATTCTTTAGTTTAAAGACATGATGAGACAATGGCTTTGGTCTTTCTTTtaagtttttagtttttatgttCTATGTCTTATGTTTATTTGCTGAATTTTGTATTATATTTGCTGCATTAATTGGATGTCTTATGACTAGAAAAATGATTATGTAGAttagattttataatttattatatttgcaaTTTTTCTGCATGTTTTTTTGTACATATATATGCATTTTTTAGGTAATCCGCCATTTCCGCCATATTCCGCAACACCATCCGCTATTATTTTATGGCGGATTTTTGGGTCACCGCCATGAGCCGCCATCCGCAATCAAAAACTNNNNNNNNNNNN
The DNA window shown above is from Arachis ipaensis cultivar K30076 chromosome B08, Araip1.1, whole genome shotgun sequence and carries:
- the LOC107614278 gene encoding LOW QUALITY PROTEIN: UDP-galactose/UDP-glucose transporter 3-like (The sequence of the model RefSeq protein was modified relative to this genomic sequence to represent the inferred CDS: deleted 1 base in 1 codon): MEAHRSGLRRVLVLAFCVAGIWSAYIYQGVLQETLSTKQFSPNGERFEHLAFLNLAQNVVCLIWSYIMIKIWSSGSSGGAPWWSYWSCGITNTIGPAMGIEALKYISYPAQVLAKSSKMIPVMLMGTIVYGIRYTFPEYVCTFLVDGGVSTFALLKTSSKTMSKLAHPNAPLGYGLCFLNLTFDGFTNATQDSLKARYPKTSAWNIMLGMNLWGTIYNMIYMFGWPSGSGFEAVRFCKQHPEATWDILLFYYCGAVGQNFIFLTISRFGSLANTTITTTRKFVSIVVSSLLSGNPLSTKQWGCICMVFTGLSYQIYLKWQKLQRLQKRKAT